A region from the Pseudomonas sp. P8_229 genome encodes:
- a CDS encoding PilX N-terminal domain-containing pilus assembly protein, which yields MRVSLHQRQTQRGMVLLVSLVFLLLLTLVGLSSMQSANLQEKMAGSVSLRNQSFQTAEAALRVGESAVQLDSYTLAVCSGTTQCAPPAESSVVSAAGLNSTSGVTWIATGNGFYGVQNIGTTLTAVNVPSNTSATLYRVTAVGIAGTSRSVVESVYAKY from the coding sequence ATGAGGGTTTCTTTGCACCAGAGGCAAACCCAGCGTGGCATGGTGCTGCTGGTCAGTCTCGTGTTCCTGTTGTTGCTGACACTGGTTGGACTGTCATCGATGCAGAGTGCCAACCTGCAGGAAAAAATGGCCGGCAGTGTCAGCCTGCGCAATCAGTCGTTTCAGACTGCCGAGGCGGCGTTGCGGGTGGGGGAGAGTGCGGTGCAACTCGACAGCTACACCCTCGCGGTTTGCAGCGGTACCACGCAATGCGCACCGCCTGCGGAGTCATCGGTGGTCAGTGCGGCGGGGCTCAACTCAACCTCGGGTGTGACCTGGATTGCGACCGGTAATGGTTTCTATGGCGTGCAGAACATTGGCACCACACTCACGGCTGTGAATGTACCCAGTAACACCTCGGCGACGTTGTATCGAGTCACTGCCGTCGGCATCGCCGGCACTTCGCGTAGCGTTGTGGAGAGTGTCTATGCGAAGTATTGA
- the ispH gene encoding 4-hydroxy-3-methylbut-2-enyl diphosphate reductase has protein sequence MQIKLANPRGFCAGVDRAIEIVNRALEVFGPPIYVRHEVVHNKFVVEDLRSRGAIFVEELDQVPDDVIVIFSAHGVSQAVRTEAAGRGLKVFDATCPLVTKVHIEVAKYSRDGRECILIGHAGHPEVEGTMGQYDASNGGAIYLVEDEKDVAALQVHNPEKLAFVTQTTLSMDDTSRVIDALRSRFPAIGGPRKDDICYATQNRQDAVKQLADECDVVLVVGSPNSSNSNRLRELAERMSTPAYLIDGAEDLQKSWFDGVERIGITAGASAPEVLVRGVIQQLQAWGATGADELAGREENITFSMPKELRVRSI, from the coding sequence ATGCAAATCAAACTCGCCAACCCCCGTGGCTTCTGCGCCGGCGTGGACCGGGCGATCGAAATCGTCAACCGCGCCCTGGAAGTCTTCGGGCCGCCGATCTATGTGCGTCATGAAGTGGTGCACAACAAGTTCGTCGTTGAAGACCTGCGCAGCCGCGGGGCGATCTTCGTCGAAGAACTGGATCAGGTGCCGGACGACGTCATCGTGATCTTCAGTGCGCATGGCGTATCCCAGGCCGTGCGTACCGAAGCTGCAGGCCGTGGCCTGAAAGTTTTCGATGCCACCTGCCCACTGGTCACCAAAGTACACATCGAAGTCGCGAAATACAGCCGCGACGGCCGCGAATGCATCCTGATCGGCCACGCCGGCCATCCGGAAGTCGAAGGCACCATGGGCCAGTACGACGCCAGCAATGGCGGCGCAATCTACCTCGTCGAAGACGAGAAGGATGTTGCGGCGCTGCAGGTCCATAACCCGGAAAAACTCGCGTTCGTCACTCAGACCACCTTGTCGATGGACGACACCAGTCGTGTGATCGATGCGTTGCGCAGCCGTTTCCCGGCCATCGGTGGCCCACGCAAGGACGACATCTGTTACGCCACGCAAAACCGTCAGGACGCAGTCAAGCAACTGGCCGATGAATGCGACGTGGTGTTGGTGGTGGGCAGCCCGAACAGCTCCAACTCCAATCGTTTGCGTGAGCTGGCCGAACGCATGTCTACGCCGGCCTACCTGATCGACGGCGCCGAAGACCTGCAGAAGAGCTGGTTCGATGGCGTCGAGCGGATCGGCATCACCGCCGGAGCTTCTGCGCCGGAAGTGTTGGTGCGCGGTGTGATCCAGCAATTGCAGGCGTGGGGCGCGACCGGTGCCGATGAGCTGGCCGGACGCGAAGAGAACATCACGTTCTCGATGCCGAAAGAGCTGCGCGTCCGCTCGATTTAA
- the lspA gene encoding signal peptidase II, giving the protein MPNAVGRFGRLSWLWLSLLVLVIDQASKFYFENKLEMFQQIVIIPDYFSWTLAYNTGAAFSFLADSSGWQRWLFALIAIVVSAVLVVWLKRLGRNDTWLAVALALVLGGALGNLYDRIALGHVIDFILVHWQNRWYFPAFNFADSAITVGAVMLALDMFKSKKTGEAVHD; this is encoded by the coding sequence ATGCCTAATGCCGTTGGCCGTTTCGGACGGTTGAGCTGGCTGTGGTTGAGCTTGCTGGTTCTGGTCATCGACCAGGCCAGCAAGTTCTACTTCGAAAACAAGCTCGAAATGTTCCAGCAGATCGTGATCATTCCCGATTACTTCAGCTGGACCCTGGCCTACAACACCGGCGCGGCGTTCAGCTTTCTGGCCGACAGCTCCGGCTGGCAGCGCTGGCTGTTTGCCCTGATCGCGATCGTGGTCAGTGCGGTGCTGGTGGTCTGGCTCAAGCGCCTGGGCCGCAACGATACCTGGCTGGCCGTCGCTTTGGCGCTGGTGCTGGGTGGCGCGTTGGGCAATCTGTATGACCGCATTGCCCTGGGCCATGTGATCGACTTCATTCTGGTGCACTGGCAGAACCGCTGGTACTTCCCGGCGTTCAACTTCGCCGACAGCGCCATCACCGTTGGCGCGGTGATGCTGGCACTGGACATGTTCAAAAGTAAAAAAACCGGAGAAGCCGTTCATGACTGA
- a CDS encoding PilW family protein, giving the protein MKHYQRGFGLIEMLIALALGLIIVLGVVQTFLAAKNTYVSQNTAAAMQEDARFVLSKMIQELRMVGMFGCLGTIMDASSAGDFNAAQIIPISWDNSNLKLTLVTADVGGNGGTPTWTVVSDCRNSATAYTGLRAAASGQIAFPIRRLLYSFSNNQILMGTGSGTPTQQVLVSNVSAFTVMFGLATSATDVAASSYSSNPSDPARIRSVRLSLTLTDPNNRVANQTFNVVAALRNRLQ; this is encoded by the coding sequence ATGAAGCACTACCAGCGTGGTTTCGGCCTGATCGAAATGCTCATCGCCCTGGCGCTCGGGCTGATCATCGTACTGGGGGTGGTGCAGACGTTCCTCGCCGCGAAAAACACCTACGTCAGCCAGAACACGGCGGCAGCGATGCAGGAAGACGCGCGTTTTGTGCTGAGCAAGATGATTCAGGAACTGCGCATGGTCGGCATGTTCGGCTGCCTTGGCACCATTATGGACGCGAGTTCTGCGGGGGATTTCAATGCGGCGCAGATCATCCCGATCAGTTGGGACAACAGCAACCTCAAGCTGACCCTGGTCACCGCCGATGTCGGCGGCAATGGCGGCACACCAACCTGGACGGTGGTCTCCGATTGCCGTAACAGCGCCACGGCCTATACTGGGTTGCGGGCCGCCGCTAGCGGGCAGATCGCCTTTCCGATCCGCCGTTTGCTCTACAGCTTCAGCAATAACCAGATCCTCATGGGCACCGGCAGCGGCACGCCGACCCAACAAGTGTTGGTGAGCAACGTCAGTGCGTTCACCGTCATGTTCGGTCTGGCCACGTCCGCCACCGATGTTGCGGCGTCCTCTTACAGCAGCAACCCCAGCGATCCGGCGCGTATCCGCAGTGTGCGCCTGAGCCTGACCCTCACCGACCCGAACAACCGGGTGGCCAATCAAACCTTCAACGTGGTTGCCGCGTTGCGCAACCGCTTGCAGTGA
- a CDS encoding sigma-54 dependent transcriptional regulator: MNTSPRQKILIVDDEPDIRELLEITLGRMKLDTFSARNLGEAQALLQRNAFDLCLTDMRLPDGTGLELVQHIQQRYPQLPVAMITAYGSLETAINALKAGAFDFLTKPVDLTRLRELVNTALRMPATGGSVTSIDRRLLGDSPPMRALRKQIDKLARSQAPIYISGESGSGKELVARLIHEQGPRSSQPFVPVNCGAIPSELMESEFFGHRKGSFTGAVEDKPGLFQAAHRGTLFLDEVADLPLSMQVKLLRAIQEKAVRSVGGQQETVVDVRILCATHKDLEAEVATGRFRQDLYYRLNVIELRVPSLRERRDDIEVLAAHMLQRLASGSGQAAARLHPQALEALKSYRFPGNVRELENVLERAHTLCENQVIEAEDLRLSDGNCAVEGGIADLTQIDNLEDYLENVERKLILQALEETRWNRTAAAQRLSLSFRSMRYRLKKLGLD; this comes from the coding sequence TTGAACACGAGCCCACGGCAAAAAATCCTCATCGTCGACGACGAGCCGGATATCCGCGAACTCCTGGAAATCACCTTGGGACGGATGAAACTCGACACCTTCAGCGCGCGTAATCTCGGCGAAGCCCAGGCGCTGTTGCAGCGCAATGCGTTCGACCTGTGCCTGACCGACATGCGCCTGCCGGACGGCACCGGGCTGGAGTTGGTGCAGCACATCCAGCAACGTTATCCACAACTACCGGTGGCGATGATCACCGCGTACGGCAGCCTGGAAACCGCGATCAACGCCTTGAAGGCCGGGGCCTTCGATTTCCTCACCAAACCGGTTGATCTCACCCGCCTGCGCGAACTGGTCAACACCGCGCTGCGCATGCCTGCCACCGGCGGCAGCGTCACGTCGATCGACCGCCGCCTGCTGGGCGACTCACCGCCGATGCGCGCTCTGCGTAAACAGATCGACAAGCTCGCCCGCAGTCAGGCACCGATCTATATCAGCGGCGAATCCGGCAGCGGCAAAGAGCTGGTCGCGCGACTGATCCACGAACAGGGGCCGCGCAGCAGCCAGCCGTTCGTGCCGGTCAACTGCGGGGCGATTCCGTCAGAGCTGATGGAAAGCGAGTTTTTCGGCCATCGCAAGGGCAGCTTCACCGGTGCGGTAGAAGACAAACCGGGGCTGTTTCAGGCCGCGCACCGCGGCACCCTGTTTCTCGATGAAGTGGCGGACCTGCCACTGTCGATGCAAGTCAAACTTCTGCGGGCGATCCAGGAAAAAGCTGTACGTAGCGTTGGCGGCCAACAGGAAACCGTGGTCGATGTGCGCATCCTTTGCGCCACCCACAAGGACCTGGAAGCGGAAGTCGCCACCGGGCGCTTTCGCCAGGATCTGTATTACCGGTTGAACGTGATCGAACTGCGGGTGCCGTCCCTGCGCGAACGGCGCGACGATATCGAAGTACTCGCCGCGCACATGCTCCAGCGTCTGGCCAGCGGCAGCGGTCAAGCGGCTGCCCGCCTGCACCCGCAAGCGCTTGAAGCGCTGAAAAGCTATCGCTTTCCGGGGAATGTGCGGGAACTGGAGAACGTCCTCGAACGGGCGCACACGCTGTGCGAAAACCAGGTGATCGAGGCTGAAGATTTGCGCCTGAGCGATGGGAATTGTGCAGTCGAGGGCGGCATTGCCGACCTGACGCAGATCGACAACCTTGAGGATTACCTGGAGAACGTCGAGCGCAAACTGATCCTTCAGGCGCTGGAGGAGACTCGCTGGAACCGCACGGCGGCGGCGCAGCGGCTGAGTCTTTCGTTTCGGTCGATGCGCTACAGACTGAAGAAACTCGGCCTGGATTGA
- the fkpB gene encoding FKBP-type peptidyl-prolyl cis-trans isomerase produces the protein MAEQRIGQNTEVTLHFALRLENGDTVDSTFDKAPATFKVGDGNLLPGFEAALFGFKAGDKRTLTVEPENAFGQPNPQNVQIIPRSQFVDMELSPGLLVIFNDAANTELPGVVKEFDDAQVTIDFNHPLAGKTLTFDVEIINVKAL, from the coding sequence TTGGCTGAGCAACGCATCGGCCAGAACACGGAAGTCACCTTGCACTTTGCATTGCGCCTGGAGAATGGCGACACGGTCGACAGCACCTTTGACAAAGCCCCGGCGACCTTCAAGGTCGGCGACGGCAACTTGCTGCCGGGTTTCGAAGCCGCGCTGTTCGGCTTCAAGGCCGGCGACAAGCGCACGCTGACCGTCGAACCGGAAAACGCCTTCGGCCAGCCGAACCCGCAGAACGTGCAGATCATTCCGCGTTCGCAGTTCGTCGACATGGAGCTTTCGCCGGGTTTGCTGGTTATCTTCAACGATGCGGCCAATACTGAGCTGCCGGGTGTGGTGAAAGAGTTCGACGACGCGCAAGTGACCATCGACTTCAACCACCCGCTGGCCGGCAAGACACTGACCTTTGATGTCGAGATCATCAACGTCAAAGCGCTGTAA
- the pilV gene encoding type IV pilus modification protein PilV, which produces MRAGSTQTQEGMSLIEVLVALLILTVGILGAAAVQLNALKYTDSSRMTSQASFIAYDMMDRIRANAAADYTVTPPTSGNLSVARDQDLYDFTTNIVNFGGPTATGTITLNQRVYTITINWNDSRAANATGTTRSFVLTSRATVDPVATP; this is translated from the coding sequence ATGAGGGCAGGGAGCACACAGACACAGGAGGGCATGTCGCTGATCGAAGTGCTGGTCGCGCTGCTGATCTTGACAGTCGGCATATTGGGCGCGGCAGCTGTCCAGCTCAATGCGCTGAAGTACACCGACAGTTCGCGGATGACCAGCCAGGCGAGTTTCATCGCCTACGACATGATGGACCGCATCCGGGCCAACGCCGCCGCCGACTACACGGTGACGCCGCCGACCTCGGGCAACCTCAGTGTCGCCCGCGATCAGGATCTCTACGATTTCACCACCAACATCGTCAATTTCGGTGGGCCGACCGCCACGGGCACCATCACCCTAAATCAGCGGGTGTACACCATCACCATCAACTGGAATGACTCACGGGCCGCGAACGCCACCGGCACCACGCGCAGCTTCGTCCTGACCAGCCGCGCCACGGTCGATCCGGTGGCCACGCCATGA
- a CDS encoding GspH/FimT family protein: MPQQGFSLIELLMGLAIGAIVLALVSPAFAAFTESTHRDQAAQSLLDGIRNARTQAITRNQSVVIHGINGDWSQGWRIILDISGKGPLDSSNPLLQEQASAARIPIVGNWAVSRYVRFSGLGQPLMPGRAFQAGTLHLCSAHEPVSQLQVVLAATGRVRLTRKKTAQALCEKAKSVKSSGRAALSASRT, from the coding sequence ATGCCGCAACAGGGTTTCAGTCTGATTGAATTGCTTATGGGACTGGCGATTGGCGCGATTGTTCTGGCGCTGGTCAGTCCGGCGTTTGCCGCCTTCACTGAATCAACTCATCGCGACCAGGCGGCCCAGTCGTTGCTCGACGGCATTCGCAATGCCCGCACGCAAGCCATCACACGCAATCAAAGCGTGGTGATCCACGGCATCAACGGCGACTGGAGTCAGGGCTGGCGGATCATTCTGGACATCAGCGGCAAAGGGCCACTGGACAGCAGCAATCCACTGCTACAGGAGCAGGCGAGTGCTGCGCGGATACCGATTGTCGGTAATTGGGCGGTCAGTCGTTACGTGCGATTCAGCGGTCTGGGGCAACCGCTGATGCCCGGGCGGGCGTTTCAGGCAGGGACGTTACATCTATGTTCGGCACACGAGCCGGTCAGCCAGTTGCAGGTAGTGCTGGCGGCGACCGGTCGGGTGCGCCTGACCCGGAAAAAAACCGCGCAGGCGCTGTGCGAGAAAGCGAAAAGCGTTAAATCGAGCGGACGCGCAGCTCTTTCGGCATCGAGAACGTGA
- a CDS encoding pilus assembly protein — MRSIERCGLLLLGMLLSLYLASPAYAFTPSDSPLLSAAAVPPNVMLLIDDSGSMNSIIYAAGFDPTADRTPARQCNAFLGLCTSLNAPTITGDPVFLSSLPTSGCSGGAYAFYNNSVAPLCLKLPDPVGGGNTRYTGDYISYVVSLAINNGTRDFTTGAIPNDYRINVARNVSTALVTSNRTLRIGLSTFNPVTNNDSGNGGYIARSISDLAPVSGSVTQAQADTNYNALISSINGLSAVANTPLAETYYEITRYMRGMAPYYNSTPATYTSPIQYRCQKNYGVVITDGLPTFDRTFPSNDPLGGSRLPNWDGVSNDGNNLFGDKEGDTLYLDDIAKFAFDIDMRSTGADAAGKSWNAVDFPKQNMNTYTVGFTADNDMLSDAASYGQGRYYQATDSTGLNAALSSALSDITSKAGSGGAAVASVGTLTSGSSFYQTTYDPKDWRGTIKSFGFTSAGVVNTSTALWTTDTTIVPGATAPTYQSWNTTSSAAVTLAYGNFSPAQQATLSQSLPTGITGNDLVEWSKGTNKTGLKVRSVLLGDIINSPLVLAAPTDKTAADLSGDTTYTSYLTTKAANMNSSLVVNANDGFVNVINSANGTRRYAYMPSSVLPSLRLIADPTYINGVSHKFLVDGQVGVFDAQSGAAWKTLAIGGVGAGGKTFYGLQLFDASAGNVIKALWEVSAPTTANTANVFNDLGYAYARPEVARLADGRWAAFISNGYGSNSGVAAMYVLDVRDGSLIKKIVIDSTETTNGLSSVKLKVNSSNVVQAAYGGDLKGRLWKFDLSATSTDSWGVAFSGKPLFTTAGGATQPITAQPLLADNALGGKQIFVGTGKFNETADKTNKDLQAFYSVWDADGGSGNITVSSLQAQAITGSFSGSSGQFLTTTQNDTTYPGEKGWFLPLVYNNVLTGERVINQANIVLGRIVFTTAIVDTTDPCASFGTGKLVELEAFSGKMLNYAVIDTGGDSLVDNNDSISSGVSFIDGIPSLSFITPTGTEKGVNDTSGKLTIIKEKGGGGSRRIMWRQIQ, encoded by the coding sequence ATGCGAAGTATTGAGCGGTGTGGATTGCTATTGCTCGGCATGTTGCTGAGCTTGTATCTGGCGTCGCCGGCCTATGCATTTACGCCGTCTGATTCGCCGCTGTTGAGTGCGGCGGCGGTGCCGCCCAACGTCATGCTGCTGATCGACGACTCAGGGAGCATGAACAGCATCATTTATGCGGCTGGATTCGACCCGACGGCTGATCGCACGCCGGCGCGGCAGTGCAACGCGTTTCTCGGGTTATGCACCTCTCTGAACGCGCCAACGATCACTGGCGATCCTGTGTTTTTATCAAGCCTTCCGACCTCCGGGTGTTCGGGTGGCGCGTACGCGTTTTACAACAACAGTGTCGCGCCACTGTGTCTGAAACTGCCGGACCCTGTGGGTGGTGGCAACACGCGATATACAGGCGATTACATTTCCTACGTCGTCAGTCTGGCCATCAACAATGGCACGCGCGATTTCACCACAGGGGCGATTCCCAACGACTACCGAATCAACGTCGCGCGTAACGTGTCGACGGCGCTGGTCACCAGCAATCGCACTTTGCGTATTGGCCTGTCGACTTTCAACCCGGTCACCAACAACGATTCTGGTAATGGCGGTTATATCGCCCGCTCGATCAGCGACTTGGCGCCGGTGTCCGGGAGCGTCACGCAGGCGCAGGCAGACACCAACTACAACGCGCTGATCTCATCGATCAATGGTTTGAGTGCCGTGGCCAACACGCCGTTGGCAGAAACCTACTATGAAATCACCCGCTACATGCGCGGCATGGCGCCGTACTACAACAGCACGCCCGCGACCTACACCAGTCCGATCCAGTACCGCTGCCAGAAAAACTATGGCGTGGTAATAACCGACGGCTTGCCGACTTTCGACCGAACCTTTCCGAGCAACGACCCATTGGGCGGCAGCCGGTTACCGAACTGGGACGGTGTCAGCAATGACGGTAACAACCTCTTTGGCGACAAAGAAGGCGACACGTTGTATCTGGATGACATCGCCAAGTTCGCCTTCGATATCGATATGCGCTCAACTGGTGCTGACGCGGCAGGCAAGAGCTGGAACGCGGTGGATTTTCCCAAGCAGAATATGAACACCTATACCGTGGGCTTCACCGCCGATAACGACATGCTGTCGGACGCGGCCAGTTACGGACAGGGCAGGTATTACCAGGCGACTGACAGCACCGGCCTCAACGCCGCGTTGTCGTCGGCGTTGAGTGATATCACTTCCAAGGCCGGTTCCGGCGGCGCAGCTGTTGCCAGCGTCGGCACGCTCACCAGTGGCAGCAGTTTTTACCAAACCACTTATGATCCCAAGGATTGGCGAGGCACCATCAAGTCTTTCGGTTTTACGTCGGCCGGGGTTGTGAATACTTCGACCGCACTCTGGACGACTGACACAACCATCGTGCCGGGGGCGACGGCGCCGACGTATCAATCATGGAACACCACGAGCAGCGCCGCCGTGACGCTGGCTTACGGCAACTTTTCCCCTGCGCAGCAGGCGACGCTCAGCCAGAGTCTGCCCACGGGTATTACCGGCAATGACCTGGTGGAGTGGAGCAAAGGCACCAACAAAACCGGGCTAAAGGTTCGCAGTGTGTTGCTCGGTGACATCATCAACTCGCCGTTGGTGCTGGCGGCCCCCACGGACAAGACCGCTGCTGACTTGTCCGGCGACACCACTTACACCTCATACCTGACCACCAAAGCTGCCAACATGAACTCCAGCCTGGTGGTGAATGCCAACGACGGTTTCGTCAACGTCATCAACTCGGCCAACGGCACCCGACGCTATGCCTACATGCCATCCAGTGTGTTGCCATCGCTACGGCTGATTGCTGATCCGACCTATATCAACGGTGTCAGCCACAAGTTTCTCGTCGACGGTCAGGTCGGGGTGTTCGACGCGCAGTCCGGCGCGGCCTGGAAAACCCTGGCCATTGGTGGCGTCGGTGCCGGGGGTAAAACGTTCTACGGGCTGCAGCTGTTTGATGCTTCTGCGGGTAATGTGATCAAGGCGTTGTGGGAGGTCAGCGCGCCGACCACGGCCAACACCGCCAATGTATTTAATGATCTGGGTTACGCTTATGCCCGCCCGGAAGTGGCACGCTTGGCCGATGGTCGTTGGGCGGCGTTCATCTCGAATGGTTACGGCAGCAACTCCGGTGTGGCCGCGATGTATGTGCTGGATGTGCGCGATGGTTCGCTGATCAAGAAAATCGTCATCGACAGCACGGAAACCACTAACGGATTGTCCTCGGTAAAACTCAAGGTCAACTCTTCAAATGTCGTCCAGGCCGCTTATGGCGGTGATTTGAAAGGGCGCCTGTGGAAATTTGATCTGAGCGCGACATCGACGGACAGCTGGGGCGTGGCGTTTTCCGGTAAACCACTGTTCACCACGGCGGGCGGGGCGACACAGCCGATTACCGCGCAGCCGCTGCTGGCGGATAACGCATTGGGCGGCAAACAGATCTTTGTCGGCACTGGCAAATTCAATGAAACGGCCGACAAGACCAACAAGGATTTGCAGGCGTTCTATTCGGTATGGGATGCCGATGGCGGCTCCGGAAACATCACTGTCAGCAGTTTGCAGGCGCAGGCGATTACCGGATCATTTTCAGGCAGCTCCGGGCAGTTTCTGACCACGACGCAAAATGACACGACATATCCGGGGGAGAAGGGCTGGTTCCTGCCATTGGTGTACAACAACGTGTTGACCGGCGAACGGGTGATCAATCAAGCGAATATCGTGCTTGGCCGTATCGTCTTCACCACGGCCATTGTCGATACCACCGATCCTTGTGCGAGTTTTGGTACGGGCAAGTTGGTCGAACTCGAGGCGTTCAGCGGTAAGATGCTCAACTATGCGGTGATTGATACTGGTGGCGATAGTTTGGTCGACAACAATGACTCAATCTCCAGCGGCGTGAGTTTCATTGACGGCATTCCGAGCTTGTCATTTATAACCCCAACTGGTACGGAAAAGGGAGTGAATGACACCAGTGGAAAGCTCACGATAATCAAGGAAAAGGGCGGCGGTGGCAGCCGTCGTATCATGTGGCGACAAATACAGTAA
- a CDS encoding type IV pilin protein, whose protein sequence is MRRFNRGFTLIEIMIVIAIIGIIITIAAPSYTEYLKKGRRAEVVSLLSEQAQSLERFYTKNNVYTGITGLSTGNDFYTLTPTIADQTFVLTATRKTGTSMATDKCGDFTLTNTGVRSMNNATTGLTTKDCWGR, encoded by the coding sequence ATGCGCAGATTCAACCGAGGCTTCACCTTGATCGAAATCATGATCGTGATTGCGATCATCGGGATCATCATCACCATCGCTGCACCGAGCTACACCGAATACCTGAAAAAGGGCCGTCGCGCCGAGGTGGTCTCACTGCTCTCGGAGCAGGCGCAGAGCCTCGAGCGTTTCTACACCAAGAACAATGTCTACACCGGTATCACCGGTCTGAGCACGGGCAATGACTTCTACACCCTCACCCCGACCATTGCTGACCAGACCTTTGTGCTGACCGCGACCCGCAAGACGGGCACGTCCATGGCCACCGACAAGTGCGGGGACTTCACCCTGACCAACACCGGCGTCAGAAGCATGAACAACGCTACCACCGGGCTGACCACCAAGGATTGCTGGGGCCGCTGA
- a CDS encoding GspH/FimT family pseudopilin — MDHRTKGFTLPELLAAVAVLVILITLAVPGFTRSIQSSKADTEMGDLQRAINYARLEAIDRGVTTRLRPSAGGSVWTGELSVYDSTGTPANVLRVVPAMSSGATLTLPSGVTALDFNNLGGLAAPSTAVVISYVLGTQSRTLNVCLNGRIQLGGSCG, encoded by the coding sequence ATGGATCATCGTACAAAAGGTTTCACGCTGCCCGAGTTGTTGGCCGCGGTCGCCGTGTTGGTGATCCTCATCACCCTGGCGGTGCCGGGGTTCACCCGCTCGATCCAGAGCAGCAAGGCCGACACTGAAATGGGCGACCTGCAACGGGCCATCAATTATGCGCGGCTGGAAGCGATCGATCGCGGTGTGACCACGCGGCTGCGGCCGAGTGCCGGTGGCAGCGTGTGGACCGGCGAGTTGTCGGTCTACGACAGTACTGGCACCCCGGCCAATGTATTGCGGGTTGTTCCAGCGATGAGCAGCGGCGCGACTCTGACGCTACCCTCAGGAGTGACTGCACTGGATTTCAACAATCTGGGCGGTCTGGCGGCGCCGTCGACGGCGGTGGTCATCAGTTACGTGCTGGGAACACAAAGCAGGACGCTGAACGTGTGTCTGAACGGACGAATTCAATTGGGTGGAAGTTGCGGATGA
- the thiO gene encoding glycine oxidase ThiO: MTRQQQVVIVGGGVIGLLTAYNLASDVRSVVLLDRSNLGQESSWAGGGIVSPLYPWRYSPAVTALAHWSQDFYPQLGERLFADTGVDPEVHTTGLYWLDLDDEAEALAWAEREHRPLRAVDISAAHDAVPVLGGGFSRAIYMADVANVRNPRLVKSLKAALLALPNVTLHEQCEVSGFVREGGRVVGVETSKGLINGDQVVLTAGAWSGDLLKTLGLTLPVEPVKGQMILYKCAADFLPSMVLAKGRYAIPRRDGHILIGSTLEHEGFDKTPTDVALESLKASAVELLPALADAEVVGHWAGLRPGSPEGIPYIGRVPGFDGLWLNCGHYRNGLVLAPASCQLFADVMLGRAPIIDPVPYAPEGRI; the protein is encoded by the coding sequence ATGACCAGGCAACAGCAAGTGGTGATTGTCGGTGGCGGGGTGATTGGCCTGTTGACCGCCTACAACCTCGCCTCCGACGTGCGCAGCGTGGTGCTGCTGGATCGCTCGAACCTCGGCCAGGAATCGTCCTGGGCCGGTGGTGGCATCGTTTCGCCGCTGTACCCGTGGCGCTACAGCCCGGCAGTCACCGCGCTGGCGCATTGGTCGCAGGATTTTTATCCACAGCTGGGCGAGCGCCTGTTTGCCGATACCGGGGTTGATCCCGAAGTCCACACCACTGGCTTGTACTGGCTGGATCTGGATGATGAGGCCGAGGCACTGGCCTGGGCCGAACGGGAACACCGTCCGCTGCGGGCTGTGGATATCTCGGCGGCCCACGACGCGGTACCGGTGCTCGGTGGTGGATTCTCGCGGGCGATTTACATGGCTGATGTGGCCAACGTCAGAAACCCACGGCTGGTGAAGTCGCTGAAAGCGGCATTGCTGGCCCTGCCGAACGTGACCCTTCATGAGCAATGCGAAGTCAGCGGGTTTGTCCGTGAAGGCGGGCGGGTGGTTGGCGTTGAGACGTCCAAGGGCCTGATCAACGGCGATCAAGTCGTGCTGACTGCCGGTGCGTGGAGCGGCGATCTGCTCAAGACGCTGGGCCTGACGCTGCCGGTCGAACCGGTCAAAGGCCAGATGATCCTCTACAAGTGTGCGGCGGATTTCCTGCCGAGCATGGTCCTGGCCAAGGGACGTTATGCAATTCCGCGTCGCGACGGGCACATTCTGATCGGCAGTACGCTGGAGCATGAAGGTTTCGACAAGACTCCGACCGATGTGGCGCTGGAGAGTCTCAAGGCTTCGGCGGTCGAGTTGCTGCCGGCGTTGGCGGATGCCGAGGTGGTGGGGCATTGGGCGGGTTTGCGCCCGGGGTCGCCGGAAGGGATTCCTTACATCGGGCGAGTGCCGGGCTTTGACGGCTTGTGGCTGAACTGCGGGCATTACCGCAACGGGTTGGTGCTGGCGCCGGCGTCGTGTCAGTTGTTTGCCGATGTGATGCTGGGGCGGGCGCCGATTATTGATCCGGTGCCGTATGCGCCAGAGGGGCGCATTTAG